One Devosia lacusdianchii genomic window carries:
- a CDS encoding DUF6058 family natural product biosynthesis protein, translating to MSDSVALQTYLDRYFVQLDDLARLGGVSPAEVAALIAARAIPQPIYTIWPNGAFSSPIGGPHGAAPHGEPTHWYSPAAAWWIRRSRGLSPVDASARFEARFVADFVTRLPLEPQAPLGYAQVFATGRFDAAAAQASARAEWNDWIDGGYGVCLRYGDAHHAITKTCRRAAVLVMTDEGRRPELTPTERDALLDVMEELEAVMLPFAPHQRPQGTPGLWLDAVLARYGLGTTRDAQQAVGQAMPPRLCA from the coding sequence ATGTCCGATAGTGTCGCGCTGCAAACCTATCTCGATCGCTACTTCGTGCAGTTGGACGACTTGGCCAGGCTCGGCGGCGTCTCTCCCGCCGAGGTGGCGGCGCTGATCGCCGCGCGCGCCATCCCCCAGCCGATCTATACGATCTGGCCCAATGGCGCATTCTCGAGCCCCATCGGCGGCCCCCATGGTGCCGCCCCGCATGGCGAGCCGACGCACTGGTACTCCCCTGCTGCCGCATGGTGGATCCGTCGCAGCCGCGGCCTGTCGCCCGTCGATGCGTCGGCGCGGTTCGAGGCCCGATTCGTGGCTGATTTCGTCACGCGCCTTCCATTGGAACCGCAGGCTCCACTGGGTTACGCCCAGGTCTTCGCGACCGGGCGGTTCGATGCAGCCGCCGCCCAGGCATCAGCTCGAGCCGAATGGAATGACTGGATCGACGGCGGCTATGGCGTCTGCCTGCGCTACGGCGACGCCCACCATGCCATTACCAAGACCTGTCGCCGCGCCGCTGTCCTCGTCATGACCGACGAAGGGCGCCGCCCCGAGCTCACGCCGACCGAGCGCGACGCCCTGCTCGATGTCATGGAAGAACTGGAAGCCGTCATGCTGCCCTTCGCACCGCACCAGCGACCTCAGGGTACGCCGGGTCTGTGGCTCGACGCGGTGCTGGCGCGTTACGGCCTTGGCACGACGCGTGACGCGCAGCAGGCCGTCGGACAGGCGATGCCCCCACGTCTCTGCGCTTAA
- a CDS encoding DUF4167 domain-containing protein, translating to MRPNNNQNNKNRQRGRNGGRKHVNPLSRNFESNGPDVKVRGNAAHIAEKYLQLARDAQSSGDSVMAENYLQHAEHYFRIVSSAQQAQNGQRPEGQDDGDFDDDMPEMNSRFSSPQPQPQQQYVQPEGDEQPDGEQPRQQGEHRPPRQDRQDGDRQQRQDRGDRRDRQDRQRPQPVEGEVAAAAAPQAAAQGEEAAPAVEAVAAEGETRKPRERRPRRRRPAGGDAGDLAGADQPDVGELPAFLTAGTSNAAE from the coding sequence ATGAGACCCAATAACAATCAGAATAACAAGAACCGTCAGCGGGGCCGGAACGGCGGGCGCAAGCACGTCAATCCGCTGTCGCGCAATTTTGAGAGCAATGGCCCCGATGTGAAGGTGCGCGGCAACGCTGCCCATATCGCGGAGAAATATCTCCAACTGGCCCGCGACGCGCAATCGAGCGGCGACTCGGTCATGGCGGAGAATTATCTCCAGCATGCTGAGCATTATTTCCGCATCGTTTCCAGCGCCCAGCAGGCCCAGAACGGCCAGCGCCCCGAGGGCCAGGATGATGGCGATTTCGACGATGATATGCCCGAGATGAACTCGCGCTTTTCCTCGCCGCAGCCTCAGCCGCAGCAGCAATATGTGCAGCCTGAAGGCGACGAGCAGCCCGATGGCGAGCAGCCTCGTCAGCAGGGCGAGCATCGTCCGCCGCGGCAGGACCGCCAGGATGGCGATCGCCAGCAGCGTCAGGATCGTGGCGACCGCCGGGACCGGCAGGACCGTCAGCGGCCGCAGCCCGTCGAGGGTGAGGTTGCAGCAGCGGCCGCACCGCAGGCAGCCGCCCAGGGTGAAGAAGCGGCTCCCGCCGTTGAAGCCGTGGCCGCCGAAGGCGAGACCCGTAAGCCCCGCGAGCGTCGTCCGCGCCGCCGTCGCCCGGCGGGGGGCGATGCCGGCGATCTGGCTGGCGCCGACCAGCCCGATGTCGGCGAATTGCCTGCCTTCCTCACCGCGGGAACCAGTAACGCCGCGGAATAG